From the Senegalimassilia faecalis genome, one window contains:
- a CDS encoding RidA family protein — MADNVVVARNTENAPKCPMCSQTVAFSHYNNLSAQLPVDPRTGAIVEGGVKEQAEQCFRNIAAIVASIDHDLNDVVRVTIFVKDIMDLDAVERAYKSFFTTYVPARTIVAVNDLPMGALVQVEALLTNGEGTIPNEPQAGDLVKYANNTHNAPFDAMSTQSVAFSHYNNITAQLPIDPVSNQIVMGGVQEQTAQCLKNIKAVLTAMDVPFDDIVKVTVFLKDLGDVEAMNEIYKRFFPDSGIARAVNYLPARTVVEVADLPQHALVQIEAVCSHGDGTPPQAVEARHGLIIEANNIADAPKDELSSQTVAFSHYNNISAQLGIDPATGALVAGGVKAETEQALKNIKAIIESVDHALEDCVKVNIFVKDMNDMDAVNEVYARFFPEGTPARRVVGVANLPMGAAIQIDAIFGNFEGTPPIA, encoded by the coding sequence ATGGCGGATAACGTGGTAGTGGCAAGGAACACCGAGAACGCACCGAAGTGCCCGATGTGCTCTCAGACCGTCGCTTTCTCCCATTACAACAACCTCTCGGCCCAGCTGCCCGTCGATCCTAGGACCGGCGCTATCGTCGAGGGCGGTGTCAAGGAGCAGGCAGAGCAGTGCTTCCGCAACATCGCAGCCATCGTTGCGAGCATTGATCATGACCTGAACGACGTCGTTCGTGTCACCATCTTCGTCAAGGACATCATGGACCTCGACGCTGTGGAGAGGGCTTACAAGTCCTTCTTCACCACCTACGTGCCCGCCCGCACCATCGTTGCCGTCAACGATCTGCCCATGGGCGCCCTGGTCCAGGTTGAGGCTCTGCTCACCAACGGCGAAGGCACCATCCCGAACGAGCCTCAGGCCGGCGATCTGGTCAAGTACGCCAACAACACCCACAACGCCCCGTTCGACGCAATGTCCACGCAGTCCGTGGCGTTCTCCCACTACAACAACATCACCGCTCAGCTGCCGATCGATCCGGTTTCCAACCAGATCGTCATGGGCGGCGTGCAGGAGCAGACCGCTCAGTGCCTGAAGAACATCAAGGCCGTCCTGACCGCCATGGATGTTCCGTTCGACGATATCGTCAAGGTCACCGTCTTCCTGAAGGACCTCGGCGACGTCGAGGCCATGAACGAGATCTACAAGCGCTTCTTCCCGGATTCGGGCATCGCCCGCGCCGTCAACTACCTGCCGGCCCGCACCGTGGTCGAGGTCGCCGACCTGCCGCAGCATGCGCTCGTGCAGATCGAGGCCGTGTGCTCCCACGGCGACGGCACCCCGCCGCAGGCCGTCGAGGCCCGTCATGGCCTGATCATCGAGGCCAACAACATCGCCGACGCTCCGAAGGACGAGCTGTCCTCCCAGACCGTGGCGTTCTCCCACTACAACAACATCTCCGCCCAGCTCGGCATCGACCCGGCTACGGGCGCGCTGGTCGCCGGCGGCGTGAAGGCCGAGACCGAGCAGGCTCTCAAGAACATCAAGGCCATCATCGAGAGCGTCGACCATGCCCTGGAGGACTGCGTCAAGGTGAACATCTTCGTGAAGGACATGAACGACATGGACGCCGTCAACGAGGTGTACGCTCGGTTCTTCCCCGAGGGAACCCCCGCTCGTCGCGTGGTCGGCGTTGCGAACCTGCCCATGGGTGCCGCCATCCAGATCGACGCCATCTTCGGCAACTTCGAGGGCACCCCGCCGATCGCCTAA
- a CDS encoding IS3 family transposase — MAFVRSGMAGKDVAEMLGVSSAAAACNWARAAEGPSPAADRGPIEPMGDSEDRAYDGFEGSLEERVRQLELENDILRAATKVLKAESPSAMTDREKALAVNELRATTGRSLRELTGSLRISKSSYEYKRAALCRPDKRAGLRARVREALEGASASRGYRYVTHALRSGDDPVAVSEKAVRRIMREEGLAVAYAKRRARYSSYKGEISDAPENLVNRAFRAAAPNELRLTDIAKFGLPGGKVHPSPILDCFDGGLPAWSVGTGSNAELANSSLEAACGALSKGQRPARTQIAGAITAGPDGSRSARRTA, encoded by the coding sequence GTGGCGTTCGTGAGGTCGGGCATGGCCGGCAAGGACGTCGCCGAGATGCTGGGGGTATCGAGCGCCGCGGCGGCCTGCAATTGGGCGAGAGCCGCAGAAGGCCCGAGCCCGGCGGCGGACAGGGGCCCCATAGAGCCCATGGGAGACTCCGAGGACAGGGCGTACGACGGCTTCGAGGGGAGCCTCGAGGAGCGCGTGCGCCAGCTCGAGCTCGAGAACGACATCCTGAGGGCGGCGACGAAGGTTTTAAAAGCCGAAAGCCCCAGCGCGATGACGGACAGGGAGAAGGCCCTGGCCGTAAACGAGCTGCGGGCGACGACGGGGAGAAGCTTGAGAGAGCTCACCGGTTCCTTGAGGATATCGAAGAGCTCCTATGAGTACAAGCGAGCGGCGCTCTGCAGGCCAGACAAGCGCGCCGGGCTGCGGGCGCGCGTGCGCGAGGCGCTCGAGGGCGCGAGCGCCTCGCGCGGCTACCGCTACGTCACGCACGCGCTGCGGTCGGGGGACGACCCGGTCGCGGTGTCCGAGAAGGCGGTGCGCCGCATCATGCGCGAAGAGGGGCTGGCGGTCGCGTACGCTAAGAGGAGGGCGAGGTACAGCTCGTACAAGGGCGAGATATCCGATGCGCCCGAGAACCTGGTCAACCGCGCCTTCCGAGCCGCGGCGCCCAACGAGCTGCGGCTCACCGACATCGCGAAGTTCGGGCTGCCGGGCGGCAAGGTGCACCCGTCCCCGATCCTCGACTGCTTCGACGGCGGCCTGCCCGCCTGGTCGGTCGGCACGGGCTCGAACGCGGAGCTCGCCAACAGCAGCCTCGAAGCCGCGTGCGGCGCCCTTTCCAAAGGGCAGCGCCCCGCGCGCACTCAGATCGCGGGTGCCATTACCGCTGGCCCGGATGGATCGCGATCTGCGAGAAGAACCGCCTGA
- a CDS encoding IS3 family transposase: protein MSKKGCSPDDSAMEGFFGRLKNEFFHHRDWSGVTMPGFCRMLGAYPRYYNEERPKEKLGWLSPMRYRRSLGLAA from the coding sequence ATGTCGAAGAAGGGGTGCAGCCCGGACGACTCGGCGATGGAGGGATTCTTCGGCAGGCTCAAGAATGAATTCTTCCACCATCGGGACTGGTCGGGCGTGACGATGCCCGGGTTCTGCCGAATGCTCGGCGCCTATCCGAGATACTACAACGAGGAGCGGCCGAAGGAGAAGCTGGGATGGCTGAGCCCGATGCGGTACCGGAGGAGCCTTGGGCTGGCCGCATAG
- a CDS encoding MFS transporter: protein MSSKNNLKSIFVVYLLGLLLGGLYVGMVAPVRLVIQEQFVLDDATGIWMINIYTLFYAACIPVVGKLADMRGRKPVFLGCLITFGAGSLICGLSQMAGSFEVLLAGRLVQAVGACGVIPVANAEIGSTFPQEKKGMALGIAAAVAGIANVLGAAAGSLIMGLVGNENWSALFFFALPVCAALVIAGVRVLPNRTVDNREPLDAAGSVLMVITVLLLLLALQGIDVGNLAASLGSAAVLGPAAGFAVFLVAFVLVERRAKSPVFHLEYLGNRAIVVTMVVSFFVGCVTITMTLIPEVAEFIMDAPVGSGGLYILPVGVMCMFGPPLGGKLIDKFGPKPVLMSGLAIATVGFFMLALASLGSANAVLLIAGLAVMGLGMGFAMGAPTNYMILENTSPAESGSAIATIALVRQVGTTVAPAVLLGFVTASPGAAGFFQMLVCAAGFCLVSLVCMLAYRAK, encoded by the coding sequence TTGAGCAGCAAAAACAATTTGAAGTCGATATTCGTCGTGTACCTGCTGGGGCTTTTGCTAGGCGGGCTGTACGTGGGCATGGTGGCGCCGGTGCGCCTGGTCATCCAGGAGCAGTTCGTCCTCGATGACGCCACGGGCATCTGGATGATCAACATCTACACGTTGTTTTACGCGGCGTGCATCCCTGTGGTGGGCAAGCTGGCCGACATGCGCGGGCGCAAGCCGGTGTTTCTGGGGTGCCTGATCACGTTCGGCGCAGGGTCGCTGATATGCGGATTGTCGCAGATGGCCGGCAGTTTCGAGGTGCTGCTGGCGGGCCGTTTGGTGCAAGCCGTGGGCGCGTGCGGCGTCATTCCCGTGGCAAATGCGGAAATCGGCTCAACGTTTCCGCAGGAGAAGAAGGGCATGGCGCTGGGTATCGCCGCCGCCGTGGCAGGCATCGCCAACGTGCTGGGCGCCGCCGCGGGAAGCCTGATCATGGGCCTGGTGGGCAACGAGAACTGGTCGGCGCTGTTCTTCTTCGCGCTGCCCGTGTGCGCAGCGCTGGTGATTGCCGGGGTGCGCGTGCTGCCGAACCGCACCGTCGATAACCGCGAGCCGCTTGATGCGGCCGGATCGGTGCTGATGGTGATAACCGTGCTGCTGCTGTTGCTGGCGCTGCAGGGCATCGACGTGGGTAACCTGGCCGCGTCGCTTGGCTCGGCAGCTGTGCTGGGGCCGGCGGCGGGCTTCGCCGTGTTCCTGGTGGCGTTCGTGCTGGTGGAGCGGCGTGCGAAAAGCCCGGTGTTCCACCTGGAGTATTTGGGCAACCGCGCCATTGTGGTGACGATGGTGGTGAGCTTTTTCGTGGGCTGCGTCACCATCACCATGACATTGATCCCCGAGGTGGCCGAGTTCATCATGGACGCACCGGTGGGCTCGGGCGGGCTGTATATCCTGCCCGTGGGCGTGATGTGCATGTTCGGACCGCCGCTGGGCGGCAAGCTCATCGACAAGTTCGGGCCGAAGCCGGTGCTGATGAGCGGCCTGGCCATTGCGACCGTGGGCTTTTTCATGCTGGCGCTGGCAAGCTTGGGCAGCGCGAACGCCGTGCTGCTGATTGCGGGGCTTGCCGTCATGGGCCTGGGCATGGGTTTTGCGATGGGTGCGCCGACGAACTACATGATTCTGGAGAACACGAGCCCCGCCGAAAGCGGGTCGGCCATTGCCACGATCGCGCTGGTGCGGCAAGTGGGCACGACGGTGGCGCCGGCTGTGCTGCTGGGGTTCGTAACGGCCTCGCCGGGGGCCGCGGGGTTCTTCCAGATGCTGGTGTGTGCGGCCGGGTTCTGCCTGGTGTCGCTGGTATGCATGCTGGCGTATCGCGCGAAGTGA
- the tsaA gene encoding tRNA (N6-threonylcarbamoyladenosine(37)-N6)-methyltransferase TrmO: MSSMEPIAHIHTDMPQKFGIPRNSLVAPHLHGRIVFEPEFSSNLAVTGLDGFSHIWLLWQFENRVPGGTAGDIAADAAAASVPDAAADSNAAADADAAAALDAAAASSAAVDAGAPNSATAPGAHRHPAADTWSPTVRPPRLGGSKRMGVFATRSPFRPNPIGLSCVKLDRVELTDAGPIIHVFGADLRDGTPIYDIKPYIPFADCHPDAAAGFVDEVPWHELSVDFPDDLAKQITPGKLDGLVEVLRQDPRRAGSKHEPKRVYRLAYAGQDIGFTVDGDTLHVVEIREGRNW; this comes from the coding sequence ATGTCGAGTATGGAACCTATCGCACACATTCACACCGACATGCCGCAGAAGTTCGGCATCCCGCGCAACAGCCTTGTTGCCCCGCATCTGCACGGGCGCATCGTGTTCGAACCGGAGTTCTCGTCGAACCTGGCGGTCACGGGCCTGGACGGGTTTTCCCACATCTGGCTTTTGTGGCAGTTCGAGAACCGCGTCCCCGGTGGCACGGCAGGCGACATCGCCGCCGATGCCGCAGCCGCGTCCGTCCCCGACGCAGCTGCGGATTCTAACGCCGCCGCCGATGCCGATGCTGCGGCTGCCCTCGACGCGGCTGCAGCATCTAGCGCCGCGGTCGATGCTGGCGCTCCCAACAGCGCCACAGCTCCCGGCGCTCACCGCCACCCGGCGGCCGACACGTGGTCGCCGACGGTGCGCCCGCCGCGCCTCGGCGGCTCGAAGCGCATGGGCGTGTTCGCCACGCGCAGCCCGTTTCGACCGAACCCCATTGGCCTTTCGTGTGTGAAGCTCGACCGCGTCGAGCTGACCGACGCCGGCCCCATCATCCACGTGTTCGGCGCCGACCTGCGCGACGGCACGCCCATCTACGACATCAAACCCTACATTCCGTTCGCCGATTGCCATCCGGACGCCGCCGCTGGCTTCGTCGACGAGGTGCCGTGGCACGAGCTTTCGGTCGATTTCCCCGATGACCTGGCGAAACAAATCACGCCGGGCAAGCTTGACGGGCTTGTGGAGGTGCTGCGCCAAGACCCGCGCCGCGCCGGCAGCAAGCACGAGCCCAAGCGCGTGTACCGCCTTGCCTACGCGGGTCAAGACATCGGCTTCACTGTCGACGGCGACACGCTCCACGTTGTAGAAATCCGCGAAGGCCGTAACTGGTAG
- a CDS encoding LysR family transcriptional regulator yields MKLQQLKYVIQVAESESLTAAAERLFIAQPSLSKAVSELEREMDITIFTRSRTGVVPTEEGMRFLSRARQVVEQAELLESEYKGTDRPRRVFGISTQHYAFVVNAFVSLVREFDQNRYEFSLRETSTAGIIDDVRVQRSELGVLYRCDFNGSVITNAVKSADLHFEPLFCASPHVFVSRDNPLAARPSVTLADLAPYPRLSYDQGVRNSLYFAEELHIAEAVDKSIVVTDRATLFNLVIGLNGYTISSGILSEDLNGSQIVSIPLESSEHMELGYVKRADRPLSSIAERYLQLLRDYVREYQNEQGV; encoded by the coding sequence ATGAAACTGCAGCAATTGAAATACGTCATCCAGGTTGCCGAGTCGGAGTCGCTGACTGCGGCGGCCGAGCGGCTGTTCATCGCGCAGCCCAGCTTGTCGAAGGCCGTATCCGAACTGGAGCGCGAGATGGACATCACCATCTTCACGCGGTCGCGCACCGGCGTGGTGCCCACCGAGGAGGGCATGCGCTTTTTGTCGCGCGCGCGGCAGGTGGTTGAGCAGGCCGAGCTTTTGGAAAGCGAGTACAAGGGCACGGACCGGCCGCGACGCGTGTTCGGCATCTCCACGCAGCATTACGCGTTCGTGGTGAACGCGTTCGTGTCGCTGGTGCGCGAATTCGACCAGAACCGCTACGAGTTTTCGCTGCGTGAAACGTCCACGGCCGGCATCATCGACGACGTGCGCGTGCAGCGCAGCGAGCTGGGCGTGCTGTACCGCTGCGATTTCAACGGCAGCGTCATCACGAACGCCGTGAAGTCAGCCGACCTGCATTTCGAGCCGCTGTTTTGCGCCTCGCCGCACGTGTTCGTCAGCCGCGACAACCCGCTGGCGGCGCGCCCAAGCGTGACGCTTGCCGACTTGGCGCCGTACCCGCGACTGAGCTATGACCAGGGTGTTCGCAATTCGCTGTACTTCGCCGAAGAGTTGCACATTGCCGAAGCGGTGGACAAAAGCATTGTGGTGACCGATCGCGCCACGCTGTTCAACCTGGTCATTGGCCTGAACGGGTACACCATCTCAAGCGGCATCCTGTCCGAGGATTTGAACGGCAGCCAAATCGTGTCCATTCCGCTTGAAAGCAGCGAGCACATGGAGCTGGGGTACGTGAAGCGCGCCGACCGGCCGCTTTCGTCGATTGCCGAGCGCTACCTGCAGCTTTTGCGCGATTACGTGCGCGAATACCAAAACGAGCAGGGCGTATAG
- a CDS encoding 5-methyltetrahydropteroyltriglutamate--homocysteine S-methyltransferase — MTATNPPYSYDIVGSFLRPEALKQARADFAAGTITREALTAAENKAIAELVKKEKQAGLKAVTDGEFRRAMWHLDFLEALENVEHVDADTWSVEFKGPKPKGAQLVFRGKIAFGDHPFLAHFDALRDIAGDYPTKLTIPAPSMLHLIPCVRGKATYRPTERYQDERVLFDDIVEVYRDAVRAFYDRGCRYLQFDDTSWGEFCDAAKREAYAAEGIDVDEVARNYVDMINRILEVKPADMTITTHICRGNFRSTWFSSGGYEPVAEVLFGGANYDGFFLEYDSDRSGDFAPLAHIKDQKVVLGLITSKFPELENEDDVIARIHEAAQYVPLEQLRLSTQCGFSSTEEGNVLTEDDQWAKIALVKRIAERVWG, encoded by the coding sequence ATGACCGCAACGAACCCTCCTTACAGCTATGACATCGTCGGCAGCTTCCTGCGCCCCGAGGCGCTGAAACAGGCGCGCGCCGATTTCGCCGCCGGCACCATCACGCGCGAGGCGCTGACCGCCGCCGAGAACAAGGCCATCGCCGAGCTGGTGAAAAAGGAGAAGCAGGCGGGCCTGAAGGCCGTCACCGACGGCGAGTTCCGCCGCGCCATGTGGCACCTCGACTTCCTTGAGGCGCTTGAGAACGTGGAGCACGTTGACGCCGACACGTGGTCGGTGGAGTTCAAGGGCCCCAAGCCCAAGGGCGCGCAGCTGGTGTTCCGCGGGAAGATCGCGTTCGGCGACCATCCGTTCCTGGCCCATTTCGACGCGCTGCGCGACATTGCCGGCGACTACCCCACGAAGCTGACCATCCCCGCCCCGTCGATGCTGCACCTGATCCCGTGCGTGCGCGGCAAGGCGACGTATCGCCCCACCGAGCGCTACCAGGACGAGCGCGTGCTGTTCGACGACATCGTGGAAGTGTACCGCGACGCCGTGCGCGCGTTCTACGACCGCGGCTGCCGCTACCTGCAGTTCGACGACACAAGCTGGGGCGAGTTCTGCGATGCGGCCAAGCGCGAGGCGTACGCCGCCGAGGGCATCGACGTTGACGAGGTTGCGCGCAACTATGTTGACATGATCAACCGCATCCTTGAGGTGAAGCCCGCCGACATGACCATCACCACGCACATTTGCCGCGGCAACTTCCGCTCCACGTGGTTCTCTTCGGGCGGCTACGAGCCGGTGGCCGAGGTGCTGTTCGGCGGCGCGAACTACGACGGGTTCTTCCTGGAGTACGATTCCGACCGCTCGGGCGACTTCGCACCGCTTGCGCACATCAAGGACCAGAAAGTAGTGTTGGGCCTGATCACGTCGAAGTTCCCTGAGCTAGAAAACGAGGACGACGTTATCGCGCGCATCCACGAGGCCGCGCAGTACGTGCCGCTTGAGCAGCTGCGCCTGTCCACGCAGTGCGGGTTCTCCTCCACCGAGGAAGGCAACGTGCTGACCGAGGACGACCAGTGGGCGAAGATCGCGCTGGTCAAGCGCATCGCCGAGCGCGTGTGGGGGTAG
- a CDS encoding fluoride efflux transporter FluC, translated as MVHGSIADSVEHALRSPRSLTPLVLLMGFLGATLRYALEAALPAGGGFPVATLSVNIFGCFTLEIINQYVARRTKLPAPLVKSMGVGLIGAFTTIAALSTENLAFLQSGRYGMFAAYLGITVATTFGAALAGKAVADKLAKRHERGGAPGRHACCETEIGADSRCLSDDRKQDAVGVNAPEASVTKRDGGRTRSGGPERGRGESVGDAR; from the coding sequence ATGGTGCACGGGAGCATTGCAGACTCCGTGGAGCACGCGTTGCGCAGCCCGCGGTCGTTAACGCCGCTGGTGCTGTTGATGGGCTTTTTGGGCGCAACGCTGCGCTATGCGCTGGAAGCAGCGCTGCCAGCAGGCGGCGGGTTTCCCGTGGCCACGCTTTCCGTGAACATCTTCGGCTGCTTCACGCTTGAGATTATCAACCAGTACGTGGCGCGGCGCACGAAGCTGCCCGCGCCGCTGGTGAAGTCGATGGGCGTGGGACTGATTGGCGCGTTCACCACCATCGCCGCGCTTTCGACCGAGAACTTGGCGTTTTTGCAGAGCGGGCGCTATGGGATGTTCGCCGCGTATCTGGGAATCACCGTTGCCACCACGTTCGGGGCCGCGCTGGCGGGAAAGGCGGTTGCCGACAAACTTGCAAAGCGGCACGAAAGGGGCGGAGCGCCGGGGCGCCATGCTTGCTGCGAGACGGAAATCGGGGCCGATTCCCGCTGTCTTTCTGACGACCGCAAACAAGACGCTGTAGGGGTGAACGCGCCAGAGGCCTCGGTGACGAAGCGGGATGGTGGCCGAACGCGGAGCGGAGGACCCGAGCGCGGGCGCGGGGAAAGCGTAGGCGATGCACGATGA
- a CDS encoding 3-hydroxyisobutyrate dehydrogenase, protein MDKELFDYVAERAEVLATADSSKQETKDAAAAWKQAVEGADDTAVEAATKTLVDYLDGRPNTIDAVIAFAEGPAKQLMGEETAAAMAAEQKQRKEQGAKWCGCPSCTAASEILAKFDRCEL, encoded by the coding sequence ATGGACAAGGAGCTGTTTGATTACGTTGCCGAGCGCGCCGAGGTGCTGGCCACCGCCGATTCGAGCAAGCAGGAGACCAAGGACGCCGCTGCCGCGTGGAAACAGGCCGTCGAAGGCGCCGACGATACCGCCGTTGAGGCCGCCACGAAAACGCTGGTGGACTACCTGGACGGCCGCCCGAACACCATCGATGCCGTGATCGCCTTTGCCGAGGGCCCGGCGAAGCAGCTGATGGGCGAAGAGACAGCCGCCGCCATGGCCGCCGAGCAGAAGCAGCGCAAGGAGCAGGGCGCGAAATGGTGCGGCTGCCCGTCTTGCACCGCCGCTTCCGAGATTCTGGCGAAGTTCGACCGCTGCGAGCTGTAG
- a CDS encoding fluoride efflux transporter FluC: MSLTTFLLVGLGGACGALCRHKALTFLKPKAAGPFPWSTLLVNLVSCTIAGAALAGCLAMGQMAYTALTMGFLGGFSTLSTMNCEAVDLAGEGRRGMAAAYVAATYALTLGAAGAGFAGVSALL; encoded by the coding sequence ATGAGCCTGACGACGTTTCTGCTGGTGGGGCTTGGCGGTGCTTGCGGGGCGCTGTGCCGACACAAGGCTCTGACGTTTTTGAAGCCGAAAGCCGCCGGGCCGTTCCCGTGGTCAACGCTGCTGGTGAACCTGGTTTCCTGTACCATCGCCGGCGCGGCGCTTGCGGGGTGCCTTGCCATGGGGCAGATGGCGTATACCGCGCTGACCATGGGTTTTCTTGGCGGGTTCTCCACGCTTTCCACCATGAACTGCGAGGCCGTTGACCTGGCGGGCGAAGGGCGGCGCGGCATGGCGGCAGCCTACGTTGCCGCCACGTACGCGTTGACGCTTGGGGCGGCGGGCGCAGGGTTCGCAGGCGTATCCGCATTATTGTAG
- a CDS encoding DMT family transporter yields the protein MAEGLAGANWPAGANSRAERGLSATTRTEGAAARARAVALVFFGGACYGFNATCYKLSYAAGFSSAQIAAAQMWFAFALFAVLLGIDFARGRRWSAIGRANTAKLVGIGAVTCITSIFYTYAMSVLPVPLALTLLFQFTWIGTVIQVAITRRPPAASQVVSALIIVFGTVFASGLYAADLSSCNPWGIAAGLVAAVSCAAFMALSGHVQPECSQAQRGFLICGGAVVMSHLICPDFIVSGVLVQGIAPLGLIAGACGFFLPVLLFSIGTPHLPTGLSTVLAASELPAGLFVAMLVLGSPIGPVEWAGVGIILAGVCVSQLQFLPKRGK from the coding sequence ATGGCCGAGGGGCTCGCTGGCGCAAACTGGCCAGCAGGCGCAAATTCGCGAGCGGAGCGTGGCCTTTCTGCCACCACCCGCACCGAAGGTGCCGCTGCCCGTGCGCGCGCTGTGGCGCTCGTGTTCTTCGGCGGCGCGTGCTACGGATTCAACGCCACGTGCTACAAGCTCTCCTATGCTGCCGGATTCAGCTCGGCGCAGATTGCTGCCGCGCAGATGTGGTTTGCGTTTGCCCTGTTCGCCGTGCTGCTAGGCATCGATTTTGCCCGCGGACGCAGGTGGAGCGCCATCGGGCGCGCGAACACGGCCAAGCTGGTGGGCATCGGCGCCGTGACGTGCATCACCTCCATCTTCTACACGTACGCCATGAGCGTGCTGCCCGTGCCGCTGGCGTTGACGCTGCTGTTCCAGTTCACGTGGATCGGCACGGTAATCCAGGTTGCCATCACGCGCCGCCCGCCCGCTGCAAGCCAGGTGGTGTCGGCGCTGATCATCGTGTTCGGAACGGTATTCGCAAGCGGGCTGTACGCCGCCGATCTTTCCAGCTGCAACCCGTGGGGCATTGCCGCGGGGCTGGTTGCCGCCGTAAGTTGCGCGGCGTTCATGGCGCTTTCGGGCCATGTGCAGCCGGAATGCTCGCAGGCGCAGCGCGGGTTTCTCATCTGCGGCGGCGCGGTGGTGATGTCGCACCTCATTTGCCCCGACTTCATCGTGTCCGGCGTGCTGGTGCAGGGCATCGCGCCGTTGGGCCTGATCGCGGGCGCGTGCGGGTTCTTCCTGCCCGTGCTGTTGTTCAGCATCGGGACGCCGCATCTGCCCACGGGCCTGTCCACGGTGCTTGCGGCGTCCGAACTGCCAGCGGGGCTGTTCGTGGCCATGCTGGTGCTGGGCTCTCCCATTGGGCCAGTGGAGTGGGCCGGCGTGGGCATCATCCTGGCAGGCGTGTGCGTGTCGCAACTGCAGTTTTTGCCGAAACGGGGAAAGTAG
- a CDS encoding toxic anion resistance protein, translating to MTNANDQQVKPQLTLTPSLDDAPVPELVAQPAATVPSAPEQATSQLDDSMLTDEEKQMVDSFAQQIDVRDSAMVLQYGAGAQKKMADFSETALSGVRTKDLGEVGGLITDVVTELRSFDATEEKGLFGFFKKGASKVDALRTRYDKAEANVNKIVEALKGHQMTLMKDAATLDKMYELNLTYFKELTMYLLAGKKKLAEVRSGDLAKLTEQARISGRAEDAQAAQDLEAMCTRFEKKLGDLDLTRTIAMQTAPQIRLVQNNEIVLVEKIQTTIVNTIPLWKSQMVLALGIANSAEAARAQNAVTNMTNDLLKKNAEMLHTSTVDIARESERGIVDIETLKNTNETLIKTFDEVMQIQAEGRQKRAEAEAEMRRMEADLKQKMLEIPRV from the coding sequence ATGACAAACGCCAACGACCAGCAAGTAAAACCCCAGCTCACCTTGACGCCTTCGCTTGACGACGCGCCGGTGCCCGAGCTGGTTGCGCAGCCCGCCGCCACCGTCCCGTCCGCCCCCGAGCAGGCAACGTCGCAGCTTGACGACAGCATGCTGACCGACGAGGAAAAGCAGATGGTCGACTCGTTCGCCCAGCAAATCGACGTGCGCGACTCCGCCATGGTGCTGCAATACGGCGCGGGCGCGCAGAAGAAAATGGCCGATTTCTCGGAAACGGCGCTTTCGGGCGTGCGCACGAAAGACCTTGGCGAAGTGGGCGGGCTTATCACCGACGTGGTCACCGAGCTGCGCAGCTTCGACGCCACCGAGGAGAAGGGCCTGTTCGGCTTCTTCAAGAAGGGCGCCAGCAAAGTAGACGCGCTGCGCACGCGCTACGACAAGGCCGAAGCGAACGTCAACAAGATCGTCGAGGCGCTGAAGGGCCATCAGATGACGCTGATGAAGGACGCCGCCACGCTTGACAAGATGTACGAGCTGAACCTGACGTACTTCAAAGAGCTGACCATGTACCTGCTGGCCGGCAAGAAGAAGCTTGCCGAGGTTCGCAGCGGTGACCTGGCGAAACTGACGGAGCAAGCGCGCATATCCGGGCGCGCCGAAGACGCGCAGGCCGCGCAAGACCTTGAGGCCATGTGCACGCGCTTCGAGAAAAAGCTAGGCGATTTGGACCTGACGCGCACCATCGCCATGCAAACCGCCCCGCAAATCCGCCTGGTGCAGAACAACGAGATCGTGCTGGTGGAGAAAATCCAGACCACCATCGTGAACACCATCCCGCTATGGAAAAGCCAGATGGTGCTGGCGCTGGGCATCGCGAACTCCGCCGAGGCCGCTCGCGCGCAGAACGCCGTCACGAACATGACGAACGACCTGCTGAAGAAGAATGCCGAGATGCTGCACACCTCCACCGTGGACATCGCGCGCGAATCCGAGCGCGGCATCGTGGACATCGAAACCCTGAAGAACACGAACGAGACGCTTATCAAGACGTTCGACGAGGTTATGCAGATTCAGGCGGAAGGCCGCCAGAAGCGCGCCGAGGCCGAGGCCGAGATGCGCCGCATGGAAGCCGACCTGAAGCAGAAGATGCTGGAGATTCCTCGCGTGTAG